The genomic stretch tttaaaaaattctctaTTCACTCCCTTCTTCATTAAATTTTCGTATTTGTAGCAATatggcatttatttatattagttgtACTGAATTTTTAGTATGTTAGGTTATTATATAGCTATTACTTTGTTATTacgtattattagtattaagttaaatttttaaacaatgttgtAATCGTTAATATAATGAGGtatttttcatgtttaaattacgagtaatatataaaaatgtaagttcAAAAGTGTTAAATAGTCTCTTAATATCTTAATCTGCTAATTTTGGAAGCGACCATTATTGCTGGTTTTGCAGCATCTGCATATATTGCTTAGCTTATCTATTTCTAAATCCCAAATAATACACGtcataataagttaaaaaggCCATCAATAACTTTATCGTTGCGTttcttgtaattaaattttagaaaaaggcttagaaataattttgttacaaatatttgtcaCTTTATAGAATTTTGCCTATAAcggttaatataaatgaaaataaacgcAAGAGATATCGGACTTGGATTTAGAAGTATGCTATAAGAACTCATTTATTCCACATATGCTATTTCCATCTCATAGTTTAATAATCGAAAATCCCAATATTTGACCTTATGTTGACATTTGGGAATTTCTGCTTATACAatcttaaatgtttataatttttctttgatatttaAGTCTTTGTAGTGTTTTTACTGGATTTCAGTAGTATAAAATCGATTTTAGCTACATCATTACATAGTTTAGTCttctacatacatatttacgtTAACCAAATATTAAGATATCAGTAAAGGCAAACTTATGAAAACCTAtgtaacaacaataaaaaattcaatagaaATAAGATCCTTGAGACATGATAGCATTAAAAAAGCTTATACTATTGATAAGTTATTCTAAATATGcgtattaaatctattttccGATTTAATTAAGATGGTAAATGAGAAAACTGCATAATCGGTtctcatataaattatgtagaaTAGATTACATATTTTCTAAGTCTGCTCTCAATTGTATAAGAAAACTATTAAATTGTGttgcaataaatttgattttgtattttaagatTCAGTTAATTGGCATATGAAATTGAAGttttcagaaataaaataactttttcatcatattataatatgtaattaaatgctATCGTCTTacgtgtaatttatttacaagttataattaaattaatatatgcttactgtttacacaataaaacaaatatacctATTAAATAGTGTTGTAATCAATCGGTACCTCCTATGAACCAGATTTATGTCCTGGTATGGATGTCACACAGGAATACtgattattatagaaaaggAAACAAATCGTGCCTTTTCGTAAAACACAATGGACTTGTGTAACAATCTTCAGAAAtttcattatgtttattaaatgataaacatATCTAGTGATTATTGTCATTGaaacaactttaaaaataaaatattacccaCATAAAGAAATTCGGTTCCTCTTTTACCACATCAGAAATATGCAGATACTACTTAACAATATTTGCAAAATGGACAAAATATGTGACCATCAATATCATAACACATGTCAGTATCAATctcaatataacaaaattaaagagCACTTGTTTTAAAAGGTTAGTCTTACAGCACTAATCACTTTTCGATATTTCACCACACGTTTTATCAATCAAACATACAACTTGTGAGTTATTtctattgaataaacattatatcagttgcttcatataaatatacagtaaaagttatatttatgaaaaaaagaacGTGTTGAAAAATTACACTAAAGTTAATAATGTccaaaatcttaaaataaagaagttttcaCAAATTATCCACAATGTTAGCCGTTATAGAAATAACTAGGCTTACGATCAACATAAGAACTCATTCTTTATCATCAATATCCATATTTTCTGCACTAACAATGTCTTTTTCTTTACTATCATCATCCGTTTTTTGGTCTGATTTCACTTCTTCCTTGTGTTCCTTGCCCTCGATGGTCTCGGCACTATTAACGCTATCTGATGCAGCTTcagattttttatctttttcttcCCTGAATAATTGAAAGTGAAGCAATTGAGACActatagattaattaaatcGTAAACAGACagaaattttaactaaatttttaatttcaataacttCATGCAAtacttaattcaaataaacaacacaAACAGAAATTAAATAGATGCACCCTTGGCGAAATAATAtgcttatatatattcttcaaattaatttttaatacacaaagAATACTCACTTTGAAGGACCATTAACAACTTCTACGACGTCATCATCTTCGTACTTAATGTTAACAACGGCATCCACTTTAGTCTTTATGCTCTTCAGTGCTGAGTGGAATATTTTTGAACTAGCCTAAAATCGAAggaaacataataaacaatttttaaataacgctatattataatcttaaacGCTAAGTTCTTGAATTTGTAGTGCATATAAGTTTAagctaattataaaatattttggtcAGAGTTCATCTCAATTAGAgtacaaaaatttatgaaatattcatatcGTGTTCAAACTGGAGCACAATTGACAcagaaagttttattttacactgaAAATTTGTTTCGCTTTATCGTTCGTTTGAACGAGCTAATCTTCACAAACATAAGTTtcgattgaaaatatttctgtaTTGAGATCGCAGAAACTCCTAATTTATCAGCATGCAACTAGAAGTCGCTGGCGCTGCACAATACATAAGCAAGTACGTGGTGGCACCCACCATGAGCGAGGCGatgcgcgcgcgcgccgcggcGAGGTTGGCGGCCGCGTCGTGCAGCTGCGCGTGCGCGCCGCGCTCCGCCTGCTGCGTGgaggcggcggcggcgcgcgcggcccGCGCCTGCGCCTGCGCCGCCTCGAGCGCGCCGCGCAGCCGCGCGCGCTCCGCCTGCcagcgcgccgcgcccgccacCAGCGCGCCCACGTCCACCACGCGCCCCTTGTACGACACTATGCCTGCCGAACGTACACCTTATATCTATACTcctatagtttttatttattagttataaaaaagagGTAAAGTTATTGAGTTTATATCACGTTATGTGCGGTATATTTGGATTTACTGGATTGATTTTCAAATTCTAGCGGCTAGTAATATCTGATATGAATTAAAAGATAagggtattttttaaataattcgcTGGATGGAAACTTAATATACGTTTATCTGATTGATGCATGTAATAAATGCTGTCTTTATGCAAAGACATATGAAAGGTCAAAATTTGTATTAGTAATAGTACATTGCATAGGTAATGAGCATATACAAACCAGTTTCACTAACATCCTTGGTGCCAAAAGACGATTCCTGTTCTTCTTTGTCTTGTACAAATACAGGAAGAAGATTGCGGTTTCCTGACGCTATTACTGCTTCTAGTTCTGCTATCTgttgttatttaaagaaaatgttcAAATGTTCATATAGCAAAGAAAAAGCCATACAGAAATGTATACTTAgcaaatagttaatattatattgcattgtGAACTagttaatattgtatactgAACTatcactattatttatttgttattttaagtgaatgtaacatgttttaaactacgttttttattttaaggtattttaatttttaagtcatATAATTATCTTACGCATAAACTATGTTACTTATTAAACTTACATGGGGAGGCACTTCATTAGAGAGAATAGTGGTGTCCAGAGGGAGATCTTGCATAGCTTCAACAGACCCTGACGCCAAATCTTTGATTTGTTGAAGCAGAGTTctgtaattaattgaataaaatattgtttacaatcATAACACTTCacctaatttaaatgtttctacataaaataattactacataagttatatttatactgtttAATTTAAGTCAGCAACTCAAAAAGGGCACATAGGACTTGTAGCAtagaatacatattaattaacactGACTTGTACTGACATTAAAGgacattacataaaaaatccaaataaaacaaaacacttaCTTATAACTGAAGTTATCCTTGACACATACTTTTTCAAGCACGGCTCTTATTTGAGATCTAGATAATTGCAGGCCGAGGCTCATGAACAGGTTCTGCAGGTCCTTCTTAGTGATCGTTCCACCTCGTGACGTATCGAAATACACGAGCGAGAGCAATAGATATGGATCTGGGGGTAACTCGACCCCGCGGCTCCGGCGCTTTGGTGAATTGCTGCGGTCATCGTCACTGTGTGATTCCTGTTTGAGCGAATGTTACGTTTAGATTAATGATGCAACTAtgttgattttgtttattgcgaccaaattttgaaaaatacacaCGTAACAATTGGTTTGGCACAAAAAGAAATGGACCAGAATATTTCCAGTTGCAGtaattgaataatgttttattctatttcattgcttatttaaatctagtacattatattaattaccacCAGGTTTAAGTTGAGGTAacacacattattattatttattgagtatTATCTGGTTCAATTCAAAACGAATAGAAGACTGGTGACATAGTGAAAATGTCTTGAAAGTAGTTAGGgagatgaaattaaaaaaactcacGCGTCGATCGCGTCGTCTCGGTTCCCGTCTGTcatcttttttatctttatcatCCTTCTTATCCTTATCGTCTTTCTTATCTTTATCATTGTCCTTTTTGTCTTCCTTTTTCTCGTCTTTTTTGTCCTCCTTTTTATCGTTCTTATCTTTTTCGTCTTTCTTTTCAGCTTTATCCCCGACTTTTTCTTTAACCTCTTCCGTTCTCTCGGGCAGAGTGTACAGAGTTTTGTAGATGTAAAAACCGAAATCTCGCATGAGCATTTCATTGAAGAGCTCAGCAAATACAAAGAGCTAAAAATACATGATGTTATAAAcatcaataacattttattaacgggatacgaacttacgctaaataattatacagcattgaataatattgacttatttaaaaactcaTGAAAATCTTTATACATACCTCGAAACTATGTtctttattatctgtgacaCGGTAGTCAAGCAAAAGCGATAAAGTTGCAACACTACAGCCGAACTTGCCGCCTTTTGCAGATGCAGATGGGTGCACTATAATATGCGAGATGGTGGGCAATTCGTATTTAGTTTTGAGTATCTGCTTCTCTTTCTCCAgctaaacaatatttaataaattagctACAAATGTTTGAGATagaattatatagataatattaattacaaatcaataagtacatgtaataaaagtgtaaaatCGTGTAAAATCCATCAATTCTAGCCAACAAATCTCGAATATAAGTAGTCACTTTAGGAAATTTACAGTTGAAAATAACTGTTATACCTTCTTTTTTTCTTCCTCAATTTCCTTCTCAGTTTTTGGTTTATCTTTCTTTACAGCTTCTTTATCCTCCTTATCTTTGACATCTTTCTTTTCatctttttcaataatttttttctcctCAGTGGCCGGTTGAGGAGTTTCTTCTACTGTACTTTCTTCCTTGTTGTCTtcgtttatttcaatattttcagaGGACTTCTCtggttcatcatcatcaacaacTTCCATTACATCCTCACCCTTAACATCTTTTTCTTCTTCGGCTTTGATAAGTTTAGAAAGACGTGATACCAATTGCGCTCGTAAcccttaaataatatgattgaagaatatgaaattgttgtatgcaaaatgttaaaaataaaagtgggATTATAGGCAACCGAGTGTAAAGGCGTCGCCCCGGTATAGCGGAATACTTAGGTACGTAGGATGGCTTGTGgtcgtttttttaaataaatataatttaatgcaattaaaaatataaaaattaaaaaaatagtgattaaaatactaattttacCTTTACAGCTAACGTTGCGCGCCCTCAATTCTTGTCTTAGCTGATCCACTTTAATTGTTCTCAAATCTATCTTTGAATAATGCGTAGGTTCGGGtttatcttcatcatcatcatcattctcGTCAATTGTTATCGTACTGTCATTGGGATCCTTCTTTtcctaaaaaaataacaaatcataaatatcCCCCGAAATCCAGCGTCACCAATGCGTCAATAgtctttaatgaaatttgtttatggatttaaatttttttcctaTACAAAAGCAAATAACTGATTGCGTATGTTGAAGGCAGGACATCATTGCGTCAATAGTGTGGCGCAACGCAGCCCGGGAAGTCCTCGTCATTCAGTAGCACACGCGGCAGGAAACAAAACCAAACAAAACTGGGAACAAACAATTTGGGATTTGTCCGCGTCGACGGCGGCGTCCGCAGGCGGGGTCTGCGAGGTCTGCNNNNNNNNNNNNNNNNNNNNNNNNNNNNNNNNNNNNNNNNNNNNNNNNNNNNNNNNNNNNNNNNNNNNNNNNNNNNNNNNNNNNNNNNNNNNNNNNNNNNNNNNNNNNNNNNNNNNNNNNNNNNNNNNNNNNNNNNNNNNNNNNNNNNNNNNNNNNNNNNNNNNNNNNNNNNNNNNNNNNNNNNNNNNNNNNNNNNNNNNNNNNNNNNNNNNNNNNNNNNNNNNNNNNNNNNNNNNNNNNNNNNNNNNNNNNNNNNNNNNNNNNNNNNNNNNNNNNNNNNNNNNNNNNNNNNNNNNNNNNNNNNNNNNNNNNNNNNNNNNNNNNNNNNNNNNNNNNNNNNNNNNNNNNNNNNNNNNNNNNNNNNNNNNNNNNNNNNNNNNNNNNNNNNNNNNNNNNNNNNNNNNNNNNNNNNNNNNNNNNNNNNNNNNNNNNNNNNNNNNNNNNNNNNNNNNNNNNNNNNNNNNNNNNNNNNNNNNNNNNNNNNNNNNNNNNNNNNNNNNNNNNNNNNNNNNNNNNNNNNNNNNNNNNNNNNNNNNNNNNNNNNNNNNNNNNNNNNNNNNNNNNNNNNNNNNNNNNNNNNNNNNNNNNNNNNNNNNNNNNNNNNNNNNNNNNNNNNNNNNNNNNNNNNNNNNNNNNNNNNNNNNNNNNNNNNNNNNNNNNNNNNNNNNNNNNNNNNNNNNNNNNNNNNNNNNNNNNNNNNNNNNNNNNNNNNNNNNNNNNNNNNNNNNNNNNNNNNNNNNNNNNNNNNNNNNNNNNNNNNNNNNNNNNNNNNNNNNNNNNNNNNNNNNNNNNNNNNNNNNNNNNNNNNNNNNNNNNNNNNNNNNNNNNNNNNNNNNNNNNNNNNNNNNNNNNNNNNNNNNNNNNNNNNNNNNNNNNNNNNNNNNNNNNNNNNNNNNNNNNNNNNNNNNNNNNNNNNNNNNNNNNNNNNNNNNNNNNNNNNNNNNNNNNNNNNNNNNNNNNNNNNNNNNNNNNNNNNNNNNNNNNNNNNNNNNNNNNNNNNGTCTGCGAGGTCTGCGGGGTCTGCGGGGTCGGCGCGGCGAGCGGGGTCAGCGGGGCCTGCGGGGGTCGCGGGGGCTGCTCGTCCGCGGCGGCGTCGCCGGACGCGTTCTCTTCCCCTTCGAGCGCCCTGACGGCGGCGTCGCCGGCCGCCTTATAATGATCTGTGAGCGTCGTCCACTCGACGCAGGACGGCTGCACGGACCACACGTCGGGCAGGAACAACACCACACACTCGAGTCTCGATTTGCCGGCACTGCTCTCGCGCCAGTAGTAAAACTCCACCATTCGGTACCTGCGCGGTTAACAGTGTTAATAATAGATACTCACATACGGCTCCCAGCATGGACACACATCCTCTACGCGAATATTAGCGGCGCTTTGGTAGGCCGGTACATCGCTCGGCATCCAATTACTTGCACCTTTACCGATGTACTACCACCTTTTACTATCACATATTGAATGTGTGCTGTACCATGTTTCATTTCTCAGATAAAACCAAAAGTTTCTATATTTCACAAACATCATGTTTATTGATTGGATAATACACAAATTCACTTAACTAATGGTTTAAaagattaatacaaaatagtaGAGTAGAATCTTTTGGTTTGTATGTTAGAAAAATAAGACACTAACAGTGTGAAAGGTGATGTGTCTTATTATGACGCTTAAATAGAACTAAGTCAAACTTACCATTGGGTGCAATGAGATAAATCTATGCCAGTAAGAGATTTGCAAGTTCGAATGGCTGTTTTGACTAAGACTCCAGGATCTTTATCGGGATTTTCTCCATCAAGTGAAGGACTCCATGGTCCACCTATAGCAAAATTTTCACCCCCTTTGCCCTTTTGCCCTACAAGGAATTTTATAAGTCTAGTGGGATGTAGAGGTGTTTTACTGCTGCGTTTGTCCTTATCATCATTTTTTGTTAGTCCACATTTTTGGTAAAGAGACTCCAGTGTTGGCATACTAATAAGCATaaccttaaaaaaacaattcaaatattaataacacatTTTCAACCAACTTGAAAAAGTTAAGGAGGTTAgcaattagatttttttttgtggctGTGCTGCAGAAGTTTTGACTggatgaaccaattttgattaatttcatCCTCCCATGtggtcaaaaataattattgattacttaaaagataaattattaaagatcATTTTGGTACCTTAGCTGAAAATCTATAATCTGCATCAGGTGGCTCAAGTACAGAATCATTTGTGTTGGGATTAGGTATATCCTTGTCCATTATATGATATTGACATGTGTTATTCAAAGAAAATGGTGTCTGTGGTGGAAACGTTTCACCCCATTTAACATGGGCATTGAAGAAATCTGATGGTACATAAAGATTTGTGTACCTTTGAGATAATGCCGGTACATCCAATTTGTGACTGAAATAGCAAAATACAAATCATTATTTacggatattaaaattaattagaagaacataataatcaatggtcaaaaaattgtattaaagcAGAACAATTTCAAGTGCTATCTGTGATTAATGtcaaacattttgtttgttgtaaaaatataatacttacataTCCAATGGAATCCTTGGCACCCTCACCATGTACTTGACAGGGGAAGGTTGATGTACAACAGGACGTTTGCGTGGAGGTGAATCACGACGATTACGGCTGTCGCGACGATCGCGGGATCGAGATCGGCTTCTAGTACGTGAGCGTTTCTGCAagtataactatatatttgacacactttattaaaaaaaatttttgccATTTTACCGTTTgccaaaaattttattgccaTTACTGACACAAGTGATTTCgctttagaatttttttcaaGTACTACATTCAGATATATACagtattaacttatttttaaagactaAACAGTACCaatgataaatgttttattgatgcTCTATGatgtttttaactattttaaagatcttttttttttattactaattccGCCTGCTGCTATGCATAGAAAAGATAAAACAGTATTTGGGTTTTCTCCATATAGTCTTCCCTTCAACTTCACTTCAGCtgaatgaatatatttcttgaaataacatggcaatattaaataggtctatagtaaattgtatattgtataatagtCCAAAGCTTCTTCTTGAATATTTGTTcagtaattaaattgttaaaaaagataataaaaaattaatacattatttacaaataacatgGATCAGTTGTTCATcatgtaaatttttcattcaaatttcaattgtgtaatatgtagaaaaattaatcattagaTATTTTTCACATGTTACACAATTAGTAGAATTGAAtgttaatcaatattattagcaTACCCTATCATCTCTTCTTGAAGAGCGATCGTCACGGCGATCATCACGTCGAGACAAACTAGTAGATTTCTTTGGAGGTGGTACAGCATTATAAACATTAGATTTTGCATTACTTCCTTTCTGATTTGGGCCATTTTTTGGAAGAACCTGAACGCGAGTAGCATTCCATTTGAAAGGCATATTTGGATTATATGTTGCTTCCACAAGAACTCTATCGTTAAGTTTTGGTATGACTCCTTTAGCACAAACCGAAGTTTGGTAGAAAACATCATGATCAACAAATCCAAAATCATTGTGTGTTTTCGTAACAGTACCGGTAAAAACGCGTTGCTCATTCCCTTGTGGAGTTTGATTTGTGTTGTTTTGATACATGTTTGGATTCATTGCACGTGGAGTTGGGTATGCTACAACATTACCCGGGTACATTTGACCTTGAGTCATTTGATTCATCGGCATTTGACCCGCCATGGACATCGCCATTCCACCCTGCGCTTGCATCATACTTGGATTAAACACAGCTTGAGTTTGTTGGAATGGCATCATGCCTTGTTGTGACATCATGGCATTCGGATCCATTATTTGCGGATTCATGCCGGTGATGTTTGTATTAACATTTGACCGAGCCCACGGCGGATTTTTAGTGCCACTTCCGGATTGCATCTTATACAACTAATCTTTAGTAATACTGATATTTactcataaaacaaatttataaagtttacgtgtatatttaaattctgaACAAATAGCACACACAATCTTTTATACGAAAGTCGCAAGACGCGAGCAAGGACGAATTGCGGGACGAGAAGCGGGGGCAGGGGGCGGTCATTCGGCAGCAGCGATCACAGAccccgtattattatactactctttgtcACAGAGTATCATAATCGTAGCGCCTGGTAGCGGTACATTCAGTGTTACAAGCTTTAATCTGTGCTTATTAGGTACGGTCTacactgttatttttataaattattaaaataattaaatttttgactTAATTTTTAGCAATATTGATCATGaggtattttctttatttaaaatgttggtCAGAGGGGAGATAGGTAATGtggaatatgattttttttttacaaaaaatagataataaatgaaaatgctaattccttatattttcttgaaattaaataattatacgtaCGTATTTAAGTAGCGAAGGGAAAATTAATGTACTAAGTTTATCAGTATAGATGCATatcttactagctgttcgactgtacttaatataattatagccTGTCACAGTGAAGTTTCAACTATTAATGGTAAAAGATTTTGAAAGAACCTTCGAAAACGAAATGGAAGTTATTGGCTTCTTTTGTTGCTGCTTCATATTATACATGTGCATatctttttgtttctttttttgtatttcccTTCTTTACTTCGTTCGTAGTCCTTTATGtcgttttaaaatgtatgatgATACATTGACGAtagtaatatacaaattttgaatgaattatttcaagaaatacctaaataataatttggagTTGATTCAACGGGTTCGATTCGTGGTtagaaatatgatttttttttacaccttATGCTGCAGTTttagttttcataaaaatgatgaaattggtatatatattagatCTAGGTACCTACAAATTTGATCTTCTCCTAGCTGCCGTACGTGTTATCAATGCGATCGTTCTTTTAAATTGGCCTAGATATGATGCATTCGACAATGGAATTTAAGGACAGatgaatttatcattattaattaacaggAAACGTGGCCGGAGAGACTTAAAAAAGTGGTACTTAAAGAACCTACTATCGATGTCGCTCTGCGGGTGCTTGCGCTCGGGCCCCAGAGTCCGTCagttataaacttttttcaaCATGGgtcttatatttgtaaatttcacCGCACGTGTGTCGTGTTGATTCGTTATATTTGTTTAGGTACGAATGCCGAGATACATACATCACTCGGATAACTTGGGAGACGAATGTCGAATTCATTCAGTTGCCGGTAACTGCGTTCGTGGAAGCGCGCTTCGCAGTGACTTCAGTTTTCCCGCGAAAACATAAATCacatttttcttattcttaATAAAGCGTTGaattgttgtattttcttttttgtggCTAAAGAGTCaatgacaatttttatttataatgtggaTGGGTCAAGGTGCAGTGTATTAGAAATTGGGCATCATGCCAGTTTGTTTTGGTAAACATTGGGAtattaaaatacgtaataatataaagtctaCTATAGTAAGTCGGTATCTCGGAATATGATTGCTTGAAATAATAGATTTCTATAGTTTGCAACGTTTCGcgttatataaatcatttaacatACGCAAGACAATTTGAGTTAACACCAAAAATATTCATACCAATAAGGAAATAACATATTGAAGCGATGTTATcgtgatataattaaattagaacTGTTATGAAGCTCTAATAGTATGACTGAGCAGTTGAAATCACCAGCCCAAGAAGGCTCGAGCCAAGTAGAGATCGAACCAATcaggaatataataaaaaaagtacatGTGCCTCAAAAAACCTTAGAAGCGAGATTATGGGATCTTTTGCAGCCTGTAGCCAGATTATGGGGTCTCATAACGGCTGTAGGTAAGACgacatttatatacttaattaaactACAACTTTGAAACTTGTATACAACAAGATTCAGTgagacgttttttttaaattaataagtgaaTAGTCACGGCGGCCTGTTATGGTGGAACctttcgttttattaaagaCTAGCTGCGTCTAAACAGTATTATATCGTAGTtagctaaattaaatttcataaataattacatttaacaaGAACTTTTACTGCAGTAATGAGCGGT from Zerene cesonia ecotype Mississippi unplaced genomic scaffold, Zerene_cesonia_1.1 Zces_u002, whole genome shotgun sequence encodes the following:
- the LOC119838374 gene encoding cell division cycle and apoptosis regulator protein 1-like; the protein is MQSGSGTKNPPWARSNVNTNITGMNPQIMDPNAMMSQQGMMPFQQTQAVFNPSMMQAQGGMAMSMAGQMPMNQMTQGQMYPGNVVAYPTPRAMNPNMYQNNTNQTPQGNEQRVFTGTVTKTHNDFGFVDHDVFYQTSVCAKGVIPKLNDRVLVEATYNPNMPFKWNATRVQVLPKNGPNQKGSNAKSNVYNAVPPPKKSTSLSRRDDRRDDRSSRRDDRKRSRTRSRSRSRDRRDSRNRRDSPPRKRPVVHQPSPVKYMVRVPRIPLDIHKLDVPALSQRYTNLYVPSDFFNAHVKWGETFPPQTPFSLNNTCQYHIMDKDIPNPNTNDSVLEPPDADYRFSAKVMLISMPTLESLYQKCGLTKNDDKDKRSSKTPLHPTRLIKFLVGQKGKGGENFAIGGPWSPSLDGENPDKDPGVLVKTAIRTCKSLTGIDLSHCTQWYRMVEFYYWRESSAGKSRLECVVLFLPDVWSVQPSCVEWTTLTDHYKAAGDAAVRALEGEENASGDAAADEQPPRPPQAPLTPLAAPTPQTPQTSQTPPADAAVDADKSQIEKKDPNDSTITIDENDDDDEDKPEPTHYSKIDLRTIKVDQLRQELRARNVSCKGLRAQLVSRLSKLIKAEEEKDVKGEDVMEVVDDDEPEKSSENIEINEDNKEESTVEETPQPATEEKKIIEKDEKKDVKDKEDKEAVKKDKPKTEKEIEEEKKKLEKEKQILKTKYELPTISHIIVHPSASAKGGKFGCSVATLSLLLDYRVTDNKEHSFELFVFAELFNEMLMRDFGFYIYKTLYTLPERTEEVKEKVGDKAEKKDEKDKNDKKEDKKDEKKEDKKDNDKDKKDDKDKKDDKDKKDDRREPRRRDRRESHSDDDRSNSPKRRSRGVELPPDPYLLLSLVYFDTSRGGTITKKDLQNLFMSLGLQLSRSQIRAVLEKVCVKDNFSYKTLLQQIKDLASGSVEAMQDLPLDTTILSNEVPPHIAELEAVIASGNRNLLPVFVQDKEEQESSFGTKDVSETGIVSYKGRVVDVGALVAGAARWQAERARLRGALEAAQAQARAARAAAASTQQAERGAHAQLHDAAANLAAARARIASLMASSKIFHSALKSIKTKVDAVVNIKYEDDDVVEVVNGPSKEEKDKKSEAASDSVNSAETIEGKEHKEEVKSDQKTDDDSKEKDIVSAENMDIDDKE